Within Harpia harpyja isolate bHarHar1 chromosome 4, bHarHar1 primary haplotype, whole genome shotgun sequence, the genomic segment CATGGATGGGTAAAAGTCAAGATGCTGGCTTTGGTAGGGGGcttcctcttgtccttttctTACCTTGTCCCTATGGCTTAAGtgaatgaatgaaaaatgaaagcaaacctATGAAGTGCTGGCTGACTAATTTACTACTTTGGCAGTCAGTGGATAAAGGTATTTGCCTTCTTGAAAAATGTGCAAAATCTTCAGGTTAAAGATGATACCTACGAAATGGGATTTTTTGTGAGCTGCTTTCCCTCAGGAAGATGatatttgttgttttgtttattggccgtttgaaaagcttttctgaatttaattagaaatacaaatgcatttaaGATGCAATGGAATCCACATACACCCCAGTCATGGGAATGAATGAGGAAAGAcgaggtttttttaatgtttagacTTTATCTAACCAACCCACATCAGATATGAAGGTCCAAAATAGAGTGGATAACTTTATTGCAGAATGCCAGTACCATTTTTCTACACACATTTGAAGAGTTTCCAGCCTTTTCTACTAACATCTGATGATGATATTCTGGAAAACATAGCTGGTCTGTCAGATATCTCTGGAATATGAACATATTTTTCCTGGTGTTTATGGGGAAGAGTAAAAATATGTGGGCTTCACATTACCCAAGATCTGATCTTCATAGTTAGGAAGGCAGCAGAAGAAGAATCCCAAGCATATTTCCATAATGGCGGTGGTCCAGCCAAAGCCATAGGCCCAGCTGAACATATTGATACCCGTCATTTCAATTTCAGTTGAGAACTTCACTGGATAAATGACCAGGCCCATGACGGAGAACACAGCtgaagaaacaggagaaaacaaaaaatggttaAGCTAACACCCGTCATGTTGCCTGCCTCCATAATTTAGCTACAGCTAAACCCACCCATGTTTTGGAGGATTTGAAAATCGGTCCACTGCCATGACAGActttacattatttttcacaGAGAGCTCAAGTGCACACAGGCAAAGACTCGGGTATAGAATCAGCTGAGGGAAATACCAGTTCTAGTACGGATAAACCTGCACAAGCTAAATTTGACTTCATATATTGCCTTACCAGCGACAAAAAGCAAGCCTCCAATCCCACGTATGAAGTTGAATCGAAGTGTGTCAATGGCAAACGCTATGATGGCCAGAGCAAAACAGATGACTAGAAGTATAAAGCCGACCAGGtatgtggcagcagcagctcttccccaaGCTGAAATCAGAAGTAAGATACattagaaaagaacaaaacaatccCTTGCAGTGTTTTTCTTTGGCTTATAATGAAAGGctaattttaaacaaatgtgaGAAGAAGGTCAACTGCCAAGAAGCAAAGCATGGGAGCTTTCTCTCCTCTCATAGGTGAACATTTTAGTTCCACAAGGTATCATTTGCTAAGTGCAGAATGCATAAAAAAGCCAGATTTGACCTCCTGTACAGAATGCAATGGGGCTTGCATGCAAGCTTCCTCTTTAGATTTAACAATTAAGAATTG encodes:
- the LOC128140542 gene encoding p53 apoptosis effector related to PMP-22-like → MVKYGLDYTRCRWILPLLLGIGVIFGIIALAGRGWLESQTLPYVHQASLWESCRRPEQGGEWTCESLMGYAWGRAAAATYLVGFILLVICFALAIIAFAIDTLRFNFIRGIGGLLFVAAVFSVMGLVIYPVKFSTEIEMTGINMFSWAYGFGWTTAIMEICLGFFFCCLPNYEDQILGNVKPTYFYSSP